A window from Vigna angularis cultivar LongXiaoDou No.4 chromosome 7, ASM1680809v1, whole genome shotgun sequence encodes these proteins:
- the LOC108338586 gene encoding eukaryotic translation initiation factor 2 subunit beta isoform X1, which translates to MGFLFITIMADETQNELKEEIPEIVPFDPTKKKKKKKITIVDPADDPVEKLAEKTENLTVSDGVEAAFTGLKKKKKKPVEMSNLNDESGDAIEDLDDHAEDDEGEMVVPQARYPWEGSDRDYEYEELLGRVFNILRENNPELAGDRRRTVMRPPQVLREGTKKTVFVNFMDLCKTMHRQPDHVMAFLLAELGTSGSLDGQQRLVVKGRFAPKNFEGILRRYVNEYVICLGCKSPDTILTKENRLFFLRCEKCGSGRSVAPIKAGFVARVGRRNTGT; encoded by the exons ATGGGTTTCCTATTTATAA CAATCATGGCGGATGAAACACAAAATGAACTGAAGGAGGAGATTCCAGAA ATTGTACCCTTTGACCCTaccaaaaagaagaagaaaaagaaaattacaattgTAGATCCTGCTGATGACCCCGTGGAGAAATTGGCTGAGAAGACGGAAAACCTCACAG TTTCTGATGGGGTTGAGGCTGCATTTACtggtttgaaaaagaaaaagaaaaagcct GTTGAAATGAGTAACTTGAATGATGAGAGCGGAGATGCAATTGAAGATTTGGATG atCATGCTGAAGACGATGAAGGAGAAATGGTTGTTCCTCAGGCTCGTTATCCTTGGGAAGGGAGTGATCGTGATTATGAATACGAGGAG CTTCTTGGCAGAGTGTTTAACATTCTTCGGGAGAATAATCCTGAACTTGCTGGAGATAGGCGAAGGACAGTAATGAGGCCTCCTCAGGTTCTTCGTGAAGGCACAAAGAAAACTGTGTTTGTGAATTTTATGGATCTGTGCAAAAC AATGCATCGGCAGCCTGACCATGTCATGGCTTTCTTGCTGGCTGAGTTGGGTACAAGTGGATCGCTTGACGGACAGCAGAGATTGGTTGTTAAGGGAAGGTTTGCACCAAAGAACTTTGAAGGAATTCTGCGACGATATGTCA ATGAGTATGTCATTTGCCTTGGATGCAAGAGCCCGGATACCATACTTACGAAGGAGAATCGTCTCTTCTTTCTCCGGTGTGAAAAG TGTGGATCAGGAAGATCGGTTGCTCCAATCAAGGCTGGTTTTGTTGCTCGTGTTGGCCGAAGGAACACGGGAACATGA
- the LOC108338586 gene encoding eukaryotic translation initiation factor 2 subunit beta isoform X2: protein MADETQNELKEEIPEIVPFDPTKKKKKKKITIVDPADDPVEKLAEKTENLTVSDGVEAAFTGLKKKKKKPVEMSNLNDESGDAIEDLDDHAEDDEGEMVVPQARYPWEGSDRDYEYEELLGRVFNILRENNPELAGDRRRTVMRPPQVLREGTKKTVFVNFMDLCKTMHRQPDHVMAFLLAELGTSGSLDGQQRLVVKGRFAPKNFEGILRRYVNEYVICLGCKSPDTILTKENRLFFLRCEKCGSGRSVAPIKAGFVARVGRRNTGT from the exons ATGGCGGATGAAACACAAAATGAACTGAAGGAGGAGATTCCAGAA ATTGTACCCTTTGACCCTaccaaaaagaagaagaaaaagaaaattacaattgTAGATCCTGCTGATGACCCCGTGGAGAAATTGGCTGAGAAGACGGAAAACCTCACAG TTTCTGATGGGGTTGAGGCTGCATTTACtggtttgaaaaagaaaaagaaaaagcct GTTGAAATGAGTAACTTGAATGATGAGAGCGGAGATGCAATTGAAGATTTGGATG atCATGCTGAAGACGATGAAGGAGAAATGGTTGTTCCTCAGGCTCGTTATCCTTGGGAAGGGAGTGATCGTGATTATGAATACGAGGAG CTTCTTGGCAGAGTGTTTAACATTCTTCGGGAGAATAATCCTGAACTTGCTGGAGATAGGCGAAGGACAGTAATGAGGCCTCCTCAGGTTCTTCGTGAAGGCACAAAGAAAACTGTGTTTGTGAATTTTATGGATCTGTGCAAAAC AATGCATCGGCAGCCTGACCATGTCATGGCTTTCTTGCTGGCTGAGTTGGGTACAAGTGGATCGCTTGACGGACAGCAGAGATTGGTTGTTAAGGGAAGGTTTGCACCAAAGAACTTTGAAGGAATTCTGCGACGATATGTCA ATGAGTATGTCATTTGCCTTGGATGCAAGAGCCCGGATACCATACTTACGAAGGAGAATCGTCTCTTCTTTCTCCGGTGTGAAAAG TGTGGATCAGGAAGATCGGTTGCTCCAATCAAGGCTGGTTTTGTTGCTCGTGTTGGCCGAAGGAACACGGGAACATGA
- the LOC128197874 gene encoding uncharacterized protein LOC128197874 — MVMGSDWSVMQSGAPDMTEPRKNANLSPFESWRSAYFCMQNTSYYCTIKDGYTIGMEGVINVHDSDIKNFCNNGCYDHTLYVLTCIKDVKSDFFFQTKQPVSYVWNVTSRACASQLNGFNTNVTAHNPNSGSRVYGRVHMSLVSALTTMAFIATFAV; from the exons ATGGTGATGGGCTCCGATTGGTCTGTCATGCAGAGTGGGGCTCCAG ATATGACTGAACCAAGGAAAAATGCAAATCTAAGTCCATTCGAGAGTTGGAGGAGTGCTTACTTCTGCATGCAGAAT ACATCATATTATTGCACGATAAAAGATGGATACACAATTGGAATGGAGGGTGTGATAAATGTGCATGATTCTGATATCAAGAACTTTTGCAACAATGGATGCTATGACCACACTTTATATGTCTTAACTTGCATCAAAGATGTTAAGTCAGACTTCTTCTTCCAGACCAAGCAACCCGTCTCTTATGTCTGGAATGTTACTTCCAGGGCTTGCGCTAGTCAGCTTAAtg GTTTCAATACAAATGTTACTGCTCATAATCCAAACAGTGGGAGCAGAGTGTACGGTAGAGTTCATATGTCCCTTGTTTCAGCACTAACCACCATGGCCTTCATTGCCACATTTGCTGTGTGA
- the LOC108338153 gene encoding protein NETWORKED 4A gives MAASGFHPRKIMNRLPSKKSHPWWWDSHISPKNSKWLSENLEEMDQSVKRMLKLIEEDADSFAKRAEMYYQKRPELVALVEEFYRRYRALAERYDHVTGELRKNLPSDLQSQGSGISDAGSEPTSAWPSPTPKRGGRLKSSNRPAGFDYFLGSSGNGSDAQKDGDESSTLTDSENESDDSSVNSGFLQNGSDLWINRRIIELETELRELKGKLWMQEEEHGEVSSRGSRNENSEDFYTKINAYEQELMNLNDKLRLSEEEITKLKIELEKHEPFNAENTEAGFEFSSTKEDVNDGGEALEHKMIEVEGSIDVVDKALPDQNAEIESLARELRITKENLKASETQITSLKFEANKSSERIQQLLNQLDLATKDMATWKNKFNSEKRESTKLNERLARLRTSLSDRDQEVRDLKTAVSDAEQKIFPEKAQLKSEMSKLLEERTHLEEHIRDWECRGRSFEEEIRKIQSEKVEMEETLRVEILLLKANIEQRENSIKDLNTSLDTLQLEKDNLFVEVGLLKEELNSKDVRIEHLNNHLNQLHMEHVQLIAGMEEAHKQVEELKSTAKQFEEEIDRQKTVILDGAEEKREVIRQLCFSLEHYRNSYNMLREHVMGHKRVPVLAA, from the exons ATGGCAGCTTCTGGG tTTCATCCTAGAAAGATAATGAACAGGTTGCCGTCGAAGAAGTCCCATCCTTGGTGGTGGGATAGTCACATCAGTCCCAAGAATTCTAAGTGGCTTTCAGAGAACCTAGAGG AGATGGACCAGAGTGTGAAGCGCATGTTGAAGCTGATAGAAGAGGATGCAGATTCATTCGCCAAAAGGGCTGAAATGTATTATCAGAAGAGGCCAGAATTGGTTGCTCTGGTTGAGGAATTTTACCGTCGTTACCGGGCTCTGGCTGAACGTTATGATCATGTGACAGGAGAATTGCGAAAGAATTTACCCTCTGATCTCCAATCCCAAGGTTCTGGTATTTCTGATGCTGGCTCTGAACCGACCTCTGCTTGGCCTTCTCCTACTCCAAAGAGAGGGGGTCGTCTTAAATCAAGTAACCGACCTGCTGGATTTGATTACTTTCTTGGCTCCAGTGGAAATGGTTCTGATGCACAAAAAGATGGGGATGAATCCTCTACTTTGACAGATTCTGAGAACGAATCTGATGATTCGTCAGTTAATTCTGGTTTCTTACAGAATGGAAGTGATCTGTGGATAAACAGAAGAATAATAGAGTTGGAAACCGAGCTACGTGAGTTAAAAGGAAAGCTATGGATGCAGGAAGAGGAACATGGAGAGGTTTCATCTAGGGGATCGAGAAATGAGAATTCTGAAGATTTTTATACCAAAATCAACGCCTATGAACAAGAACTGATGAATCTTAACGACAAGTTAAGACTTTCAGAAGAAGAAATTACTAAACTGAAAATTGAGCTAGAAAAACACGAACCCTTTAATGCTGAAAATACGGAGGCTGGTTTTGAGTTTTCATCAACTAAAGAAGACGTCAATGATGGAGGGGAAGCCCTGGAGCACAAGATGATTGAGGTTGAAGGAAGTATTGATGTTGTGGATAAGGCATTGCCTGACCAAAATGCTGAGATTGAGTCGCTAGCAAGGGAGCTAAGAATTACCAAAGAAAATCTCAAAGCTTCAGAAACACAAATTACTTCACTGAAGTTTGAGGCCAATAAATCGTCTGAAAGAATTCAGCAGTTGTTGAATCAGCTTGATTTGGCTACTAAAGACATGGCTACTTggaaaaacaaattcaatagTGAGAAAAGAGAGAGCACCAAACTCAATGAAAGGCTTGCAAGGTTAAGGACTAGTCTATCTGACCGAGACCAAGAGGTCAGGGATTTGAAAACAGCAGTATCTGATGCTGAGCAGAAAATATTCCCGGAGAAAGCTCAATTGAAGTCTGAAATGTCAAAGTTGCTGGAGGAACGGACTCATTTAGAAGAACATATCAGAGACTGGGAATGTCGAGGTCGTTCATTTGAAGAGGAAATCAGAAAGATCCAGTCTGAAAAAGTAGAGATGGAGGAGACACTCAGGGTTGAGATTCTGCTGTTAAAGGCGAACATTGAGCAGAGAGAGAACAGCATAAAAGATCTCAACACTAGCCTTGATACTCTACAACTAGAGAAAGATAACCTCTTTGTTGAAGTCGGTTTGCTTAAGGAAGAGTTGAACTCCAAAGATGTTAGGATTGAACACCTGAACAACCATTTGAACCAGCTACACATGGAACATGTACAACTGATTGCGGGAATGGAGGAGGCACATAAACAAGTGGAAGAGCTAAAATCAACAGCTAAGCAATTTGAGGAGGAGATTGATAGGCAAAAAACTGTGATCTTAGACGGAGCGGAAGAGAAACGGGAGGTCATAAGGCAGCTATGTTTCTCACTCGAGCACTACAGAAATAGCTATAATATGCTTAGAGAGCACGTTATGGGGCACAAACGGGTTCCAGTTTTGGCTGCCTGA